In Streptomyces alboniger, the following are encoded in one genomic region:
- a CDS encoding family 2 encapsulin nanocompartment cargo protein terpene cyclase, giving the protein MPEAAPFGSHVLADAAARVHDIKAVTSGPTCASSPPGPPAPPVLDAPPPSAPAADVPATGTALERVLRGPSGLGTAGLRLIRREEPAPPSKPAAAPAEGPPVPGLYHHPVPEPDPAKVEEVSRRIKSWALDEVTLYPDEWEEQFDGFSVGRYMVACHPDAPSIDHLMVATRLMVAENAVDDCYCEDHGGSPIGLGGRLLLAHTALDPLYTTREYQPQWAQSLHADAPRRAYRSAMEYFVRTASPAQADRYRHDMARLHMGYLAEAAWAQTEYAPEVWEYLAMRQFNNFRPCPTITDTVGGYELPADLHAQAAMQKVIALAGNATTIVNDLYSYTKELDAPGRHLNLPTVLADREGLSERDAYLKAVEVHNDLMNDFEAEAAALAAMCPVPSVLRFLKGVAAWVDGNHYWHRTNTYRYSLPDFW; this is encoded by the coding sequence CTGCCAGAGGCCGCGCCCTTCGGGTCGCACGTCCTCGCTGACGCCGCGGCCCGAGTCCACGACATCAAGGCCGTCACCAGCGGCCCGACTTGCGCGTCCTCCCCGCCCGGCCCGCCCGCCCCACCCGTGCTCGACGCTCCTCCCCCCAGCGCTCCGGCGGCCGACGTGCCGGCGACGGGAACTGCCCTGGAGCGGGTCCTGCGCGGACCCAGCGGTCTGGGGACGGCGGGCCTGCGCCTGATCCGGCGCGAGGAACCGGCGCCGCCTTCAAAACCGGCGGCGGCCCCGGCGGAGGGCCCGCCCGTTCCGGGTCTCTACCACCACCCGGTGCCCGAGCCCGACCCCGCGAAGGTCGAGGAGGTCAGCCGCAGGATCAAGTCCTGGGCGTTGGACGAGGTAACCCTGTATCCAGATGAATGGGAGGAGCAGTTCGACGGCTTCTCCGTGGGCCGCTACATGGTGGCCTGCCATCCGGACGCCCCGAGCATCGACCACCTGATGGTCGCCACCCGGCTGATGGTCGCCGAGAACGCGGTGGACGACTGCTACTGCGAGGACCACGGAGGCTCACCCATCGGCCTCGGAGGGCGCCTTCTCCTCGCGCACACCGCCCTCGACCCCCTGTACACCACGCGGGAGTACCAGCCGCAGTGGGCACAGTCGCTGCACGCGGACGCACCTCGGCGGGCCTACCGCTCCGCCATGGAGTACTTCGTCCGGACGGCCAGCCCCGCTCAGGCCGACCGGTACCGGCACGACATGGCCCGACTGCACATGGGGTACCTCGCCGAAGCAGCCTGGGCCCAGACGGAGTACGCACCCGAGGTGTGGGAGTACCTGGCGATGCGCCAGTTCAACAACTTCCGCCCCTGCCCGACCATCACCGACACCGTCGGCGGCTACGAACTGCCGGCGGACCTGCACGCCCAGGCTGCCATGCAGAAGGTCATCGCGCTCGCCGGCAACGCGACGACCATCGTGAACGACCTGTACTCGTACACCAAGGAACTCGACGCTCCCGGGCGGCACTTGAACCTGCCCACCGTGCTCGCCGACCGTGAGGGCCTCTCCGAGCGGGACGCCTACCTGAAGGCCGTCGAGGTTCACAACGACCTCATGAACGACTTCGAGGCCGAAGCCGCCGCCCTGGCCGCCATGTGTCCCGTCCCGAGCGTGCTGCGCTTCCTGAAGGGCGTGGCCGCATGGGTCGACGGCAACCACTACTGGCACCGGACCAACACCTACCGATACAGCCTGCCCGACTTCTGGTAA
- a CDS encoding geranyl diphosphate 2-C-methyltransferase: protein MTSTELSATPTDTRLRVPGPATPYQSDIARYWDGEARPVNLRLGDVDGLYHHHYGIGEVDHTALGDADDSEHEKKLIAELHRLESAQAEVLLDHLGDIGRDDTLVDAGCGRGGSMVMAHQRFGCKVEGVTLSAKQADFANRRAQELRIPDHVRARVCNMLDMPFATGQAAGSWNNESSMYVDLHDLFAEHSRILEVGGRYVTITGCWNPRYGQPSKWVSQINAHFECNIHSRREYLRAMADNRLVPQAVVDLTPATLPYWELRATSSLVTGIEEAFIESYKDGSFQYVLIAADRV, encoded by the coding sequence GTGACCAGCACCGAGCTCAGCGCCACCCCCACGGACACCCGCCTGCGCGTCCCCGGCCCGGCGACGCCCTACCAGAGCGACATCGCCCGCTACTGGGACGGGGAGGCCAGGCCCGTGAACCTGCGCCTCGGCGACGTCGACGGCCTCTACCACCACCACTACGGCATCGGCGAAGTCGACCACACCGCCCTGGGCGACGCCGACGACTCCGAGCACGAGAAGAAGCTGATCGCCGAACTCCACCGCCTGGAGTCGGCGCAGGCCGAGGTGCTCCTGGACCACCTCGGTGACATCGGGCGTGACGACACGCTCGTGGACGCCGGCTGCGGCCGGGGCGGTTCCATGGTCATGGCTCACCAGCGCTTCGGATGCAAGGTCGAGGGCGTCACCCTGTCGGCCAAGCAGGCCGACTTCGCCAACCGACGCGCCCAGGAACTGCGCATTCCCGACCACGTCCGCGCCCGGGTGTGCAACATGCTCGACATGCCCTTCGCTACAGGGCAGGCCGCGGGCTCGTGGAACAACGAGTCGAGCATGTACGTCGACCTGCACGACCTCTTCGCCGAGCACTCCCGGATCCTTGAGGTCGGCGGCCGCTATGTGACCATCACCGGCTGCTGGAACCCGCGTTACGGCCAGCCCTCGAAGTGGGTCTCCCAGATCAACGCCCACTTCGAGTGCAACATCCACTCACGCCGGGAGTATCTGCGAGCCATGGCCGACAACCGCCTCGTACCGCAGGCCGTCGTGGACCTGACACCCGCGACCCTGCCCTACTGGGAGCTGCGGGCCACGTCGTCCCTGGTCACCGGCATTGAAGAGGCGTTCATCGAGTCGTACAAGGACGGCTCCTTCCAGTACGTCCTGATCGCGGCCGACCGCGTCTGA
- a CDS encoding phosphatase PAP2 family protein, with amino-acid sequence MTDRPVPAVLPPSLGARLGLTALLASLVAGVLGVLYAGHAEPDGVDRWISRPTADSVRPPWRGVALAVDFLAEPAGAAMLVVVAATGCLLLRRPRAAVLVVVGTGMTVGTTSLLKPLVGRTIHGEGNLSYPSGHTAFLTAFALVMALLAISQFRIGRTAGASLVLAASLGAGAAMGWAQVALGAHYPTDVLGGWCTALAVVPATAWLVDRVADRLGDRGAGPMVDAGRRERR; translated from the coding sequence GTGACCGACCGGCCGGTGCCCGCGGTGCTCCCCCCGTCGCTGGGCGCGCGGCTCGGGCTGACTGCCCTCCTCGCTTCGCTGGTGGCCGGCGTGCTCGGCGTCCTGTACGCCGGTCACGCCGAGCCCGACGGGGTGGACCGGTGGATCAGCCGGCCGACGGCGGACAGTGTGCGGCCGCCGTGGCGGGGCGTCGCCCTGGCCGTGGACTTCTTGGCGGAGCCTGCCGGGGCGGCGATGCTCGTCGTAGTCGCCGCAACGGGCTGCCTGCTGCTGCGGCGTCCCCGCGCGGCGGTGCTCGTCGTCGTCGGCACCGGTATGACCGTGGGTACGACGTCGCTGCTCAAGCCCCTGGTGGGACGCACCATCCACGGCGAAGGAAACCTTTCCTACCCGAGCGGTCACACCGCCTTCCTCACCGCGTTCGCCCTCGTGATGGCGTTACTGGCGATCAGTCAGTTCCGCATCGGCCGGACGGCGGGTGCGTCGCTCGTGCTCGCCGCGTCGCTGGGCGCGGGCGCCGCCATGGGCTGGGCGCAGGTCGCTCTGGGCGCGCACTATCCGACCGACGTCCTCGGCGGCTGGTGCACCGCGCTGGCGGTGGTTCCGGCGACCGCGTGGCTGGTCGACCGGGTGGCGGACCGGCTGGGCGACCGCGGGGCCGGGCCGATGGTCGACGCCGGCCGGCGGGAGCGTCGCTGA
- a CDS encoding glutamate-1-semialdehyde 2,1-aminomutase, whose translation MDTEAFRLPRSRAANERLHAMVPGGAHTYAKGDDQYPENLAPVISHGRGAHVWDIDGNRYIEYGSGLRSVSLGHAHPRVLEVVRRELDRGSNFVRPSIVEVEAAERFLATVPTAEMVKFAKNGSDATTAAVRLARAATGRPRVAVCGDHPFFSVDDWFIGTTPMSAGIPAATNELTVSFPYGDLAATEELLSRYQGEVACLILEPVGPSPGYLAGLRELADRHGCVLVFDEMITGFRWSEAGAQGLYGVVPDLSTFGKALGNGFAVSALAGRRDLMERGGLRHSGDRVFLLSTTHGAETHSLAAAMAVQATYAEEGITARLHVLGERLAAGVREAAAAMGVGDHITVRGRASNLVFATLDEHRQPSQRYRTLFLRQLLAGGVLAPSFVVSSALDDADIDRTVDVVAQACAVYRKALDAADPTPWLAGRPVKPVFRRLA comes from the coding sequence GTGGACACCGAAGCGTTCCGACTGCCCCGCTCCCGGGCCGCCAACGAGCGGCTGCACGCCATGGTCCCCGGCGGCGCGCACACGTACGCCAAGGGCGACGACCAGTACCCCGAGAACCTGGCCCCGGTCATCAGCCACGGCCGCGGTGCCCACGTCTGGGACATCGACGGCAACCGCTACATCGAGTACGGGTCCGGCCTGCGGTCGGTCAGCCTCGGCCACGCCCACCCGCGCGTCCTCGAAGTGGTGCGCCGCGAACTCGACCGCGGCAGCAACTTCGTCCGGCCGTCCATCGTGGAGGTCGAGGCCGCGGAACGCTTCCTGGCCACGGTGCCGACCGCCGAGATGGTCAAGTTCGCGAAGAACGGCTCGGACGCCACCACCGCGGCGGTGCGCCTCGCCCGCGCCGCCACCGGGCGCCCACGGGTGGCCGTCTGCGGCGACCACCCGTTCTTCTCCGTCGACGACTGGTTCATCGGTACGACGCCGATGTCCGCCGGAATCCCGGCGGCGACCAACGAGCTCACGGTGTCCTTCCCGTACGGGGACCTGGCCGCCACGGAGGAGCTGCTGTCCCGGTACCAGGGCGAGGTCGCCTGCCTGATCCTGGAACCCGTCGGACCGTCGCCGGGATACCTCGCGGGCCTGCGCGAGCTGGCCGACCGGCACGGCTGCGTCCTCGTCTTCGACGAGATGATCACCGGCTTCCGCTGGTCCGAGGCGGGCGCCCAGGGCCTGTACGGCGTGGTCCCCGACCTCTCCACGTTCGGTAAGGCGCTGGGCAACGGCTTCGCCGTCTCCGCGCTGGCCGGGCGCCGCGACCTGATGGAGCGGGGCGGCCTGCGCCACTCCGGTGACCGGGTCTTCCTGCTGTCCACCACGCACGGCGCGGAGACGCACTCCCTGGCAGCCGCGATGGCCGTACAGGCCACCTACGCCGAGGAGGGCATCACCGCGCGACTGCACGTCCTCGGCGAGCGGTTGGCCGCCGGTGTCCGCGAAGCCGCGGCCGCCATGGGCGTCGGCGACCACATCACCGTCCGGGGTCGGGCCAGCAACCTGGTCTTCGCCACCCTCGACGAGCACCGGCAGCCGTCGCAGCGGTACCGCACCCTGTTCCTGCGCCAACTCCTCGCGGGCGGTGTCCTCGCCCCGTCGTTCGTGGTGAGCAGCGCACTGGACGACGCCGACATCGACCGCACCGTCGACGTGGTGGCCCAGGCATGCGCGGTGTACCGGAAGGCACTGGACGCCGCCGATCCCACCCCCTGGCTGGCCGGACGACCGGTGAAGCCCGTGTTCCGCCGCCTGGCGTGA
- the rfbC gene encoding dTDP-4-dehydrorhamnose 3,5-epimerase, translating into MKATEVPAIQGAHLFEPKPYADERGFFCRTFDADVGRSVGLDPNAFVQDSLSRSVRGVLRGLHLRSGAGEAKLVRCSYGKIFDVVVDLRADSPTYRNVASFELSGDTQATLYVPAGCAHGFQALTETADTSYRIDRPHDPAEDVTIAFDDPELAIPWPLPVTSMSRRDREAPSLAEVLKRAEVMNRKES; encoded by the coding sequence ATGAAAGCCACCGAAGTCCCGGCGATCCAGGGCGCTCACCTCTTCGAGCCCAAGCCGTACGCCGACGAGCGCGGCTTCTTCTGCCGAACCTTCGACGCCGATGTGGGCCGCTCCGTGGGCCTCGACCCAAACGCCTTCGTCCAGGACAGCCTGTCCCGCTCGGTCCGGGGCGTGCTGCGCGGCCTGCACCTGCGCTCCGGAGCGGGCGAGGCCAAGCTGGTGCGGTGCTCGTACGGGAAGATCTTCGACGTCGTCGTGGACCTGCGGGCGGACTCGCCGACGTACCGCAACGTGGCCTCCTTCGAGCTGTCCGGCGACACGCAGGCGACCCTGTACGTCCCCGCGGGATGCGCGCACGGCTTCCAGGCGCTGACCGAGACCGCCGACACCTCCTACCGGATCGACCGCCCGCACGATCCGGCCGAGGACGTGACGATCGCGTTCGACGACCCGGAACTCGCCATCCCCTGGCCGCTGCCGGTCACATCGATGTCCCGGCGGGACCGGGAGGCACCGAGCCTCGCCGAGGTCCTGAAGCGGGCCGAGGTCATGAACCGGAAAGAGAGCTGA
- a CDS encoding polysaccharide pyruvyl transferase family protein has product MTPVRVGVFGLLGSGNLGNDGSLEAVLGYLHAEHPEAVVDALCGGPGTVAARYGIPATRLHWYRGEYRTASRAGAVAGKGLGKLVDAFRTAAWVRRHDVVIVPGMGVLEATLPLRPWGFPYALFLLCASGRLLGTRVALVGVGAAPIGNRATRALVRRSARLAAYRSYRDTLSRDAMRAMGVDTARDEVYPDLAFALPAPPTGAPSGTVCVGVMDFHGGDDDRDRAEEIHRRYLEGTTRFVRALAEGGRPVRLLTGDACDAPVVAAILDAVDSPLVTAAEAASLAELMKEMAAADAVVATRYHNLVCALKAGTPTLALSYAAKSDALMARMGLGAYCHPADEVDADRLLEQFRELERRSAELRRTLTERNKHAAQQLDDQFTTLTRTLFKATARQETP; this is encoded by the coding sequence GTGACGCCGGTGCGGGTAGGGGTCTTCGGCCTGCTCGGGTCCGGCAACCTCGGCAACGACGGCTCGCTGGAGGCCGTCCTCGGCTACCTCCACGCCGAGCACCCGGAGGCCGTCGTCGACGCGCTGTGCGGGGGGCCCGGGACCGTCGCGGCCCGGTACGGAATTCCCGCGACACGGCTGCACTGGTACCGGGGGGAGTACCGCACCGCGTCACGGGCGGGCGCGGTCGCGGGGAAGGGTCTCGGCAAACTCGTCGACGCCTTCCGCACCGCCGCCTGGGTGCGAAGACACGACGTGGTGATCGTGCCGGGCATGGGCGTCCTGGAGGCCACGCTGCCGCTGCGGCCGTGGGGTTTCCCGTACGCGCTCTTCCTGCTCTGCGCGTCCGGGCGGCTCCTCGGCACCCGCGTCGCGCTGGTCGGCGTCGGCGCCGCCCCGATCGGCAACCGGGCGACCCGGGCCCTGGTGCGCCGGTCGGCACGCCTTGCCGCGTACCGGTCGTACCGGGACACCCTGTCCCGCGACGCGATGCGGGCGATGGGTGTGGACACCGCGCGCGACGAGGTCTACCCCGACCTCGCGTTCGCCCTGCCGGCACCGCCCACGGGCGCCCCCTCGGGCACGGTCTGCGTCGGCGTCATGGACTTCCACGGCGGCGACGACGACCGGGACAGAGCCGAGGAGATCCACCGGCGCTACCTCGAAGGGACGACCCGCTTCGTGCGCGCACTCGCCGAGGGCGGCAGACCGGTCCGACTGCTCACCGGCGACGCGTGCGACGCGCCGGTGGTCGCCGCGATCCTCGACGCGGTGGACTCGCCGCTGGTCACCGCCGCCGAGGCGGCCTCGCTCGCCGAACTGATGAAGGAGATGGCGGCCGCCGACGCCGTGGTGGCGACCCGGTACCACAACCTGGTCTGCGCGCTGAAGGCCGGCACGCCCACGCTCGCACTCAGTTACGCGGCGAAGAGCGACGCGCTCATGGCGCGGATGGGCCTCGGCGCGTACTGCCATCCGGCCGACGAGGTCGACGCCGACCGGCTGCTGGAACAGTTCCGGGAGCTGGAGAGGCGATCGGCGGAGCTACGGCGGACCCTCACCGAGCGGAACAAGCACGCCGCGCAACAACTAGACGACCAGTTCACCACCTTGACCAGGACGCTGTTCAAGGCCACCGCCCGGCAGGAGACACCATGA
- a CDS encoding glycosyltransferase family 2 protein, giving the protein MTAHPRLSIGLPVYNGEEYLAEALDALLGQTYEDFELVVSDNASTDGTEDICREYAARDSRIRYIRLPRNIGAAPNHNYVFTECRGELFKWASHDDLYARDLLLRCVTALDERPDVVLAHSGQAVIDGDGQVKVPYAYGLATDSLHPPERFRSLLFEPGGDDFYGVMRADMLRRVKPHDSYHHADRTFVAEITLHGPFHQVPELLYFRRDHPTRAERANPSKRSRCVNLDPRRAGPLHPTPRLLAEYVWGFASAIRRAPLSTADRRACYRHLAAWMASRVRPGAGERVEDRAPADPAETTVSVDALVAGREGRRA; this is encoded by the coding sequence ATGACCGCCCACCCCCGGCTGAGCATCGGCCTGCCCGTGTACAACGGCGAGGAGTACCTCGCCGAGGCGCTCGACGCCCTGCTCGGCCAGACCTACGAGGACTTCGAACTGGTCGTCTCCGACAACGCCTCGACCGACGGAACCGAGGACATCTGCCGCGAGTACGCCGCGCGGGACTCGCGCATCCGGTACATCAGGCTGCCCCGGAACATCGGCGCCGCGCCGAACCACAACTACGTGTTCACCGAGTGCCGCGGCGAACTGTTCAAGTGGGCCTCGCACGACGACCTGTACGCCCGTGACCTGCTGCTGCGCTGCGTGACGGCGCTGGACGAGCGGCCGGACGTCGTCCTCGCGCACAGCGGCCAGGCCGTCATCGACGGCGACGGCCAGGTGAAGGTCCCGTACGCGTACGGGCTCGCCACCGACTCGCTGCACCCACCGGAGCGCTTCCGCAGTCTGCTGTTCGAGCCCGGCGGCGACGACTTCTACGGGGTGATGCGGGCCGACATGCTGCGCCGGGTGAAGCCGCACGACAGCTACCACCACGCCGACCGCACGTTCGTCGCCGAGATCACCCTGCACGGGCCCTTCCACCAGGTGCCGGAACTGCTGTACTTCCGCCGCGACCACCCCACGCGCGCCGAACGGGCGAACCCCTCCAAGCGCTCCCGCTGCGTCAACCTGGACCCGCGCCGGGCGGGCCCGCTGCACCCGACGCCCCGGCTGCTCGCCGAGTACGTCTGGGGCTTCGCCTCGGCGATCCGGCGCGCGCCGCTGTCCACGGCCGACCGGCGCGCCTGCTACCGCCACCTGGCCGCGTGGATGGCCAGCAGGGTCCGGCCGGGCGCCGGCGAGCGGGTCGAGGACCGCGCCCCGGCCGACCCGGCCGAGACGACGGTCTCCGTCGACGCCCTCGTCGCGGGCCGTGAGGGGAGGCGGGCGTGA
- a CDS encoding DUF4910 domain-containing protein codes for MAPMTTPGEEMHALVERLYPLCRSITGDGVRATLEIVDEYVPLNVHEVPTGTQVLDWTVPQEWNIRDAYIADSAGNRVVDFAASSLHVLGYSVPVAATMPLAELREHLHTLPDHPTWVPYRTSYYQPEWGFCLAQETLDAMPDGEYEVRVDSTLADGHLTYAEHVIPGQVADEVIVSCHVCHPSLANDNLAGIAVATFLARSLAERTPYYTYRFIYAPGTIGAITWLARNAERVEKVKHGLVLACAGDSGSLTYKQSRRGDAEIDRVMRHVLAASERPHEIREFTPYGYDERQYCSPGFDLGVGSLSRTPYADYPEYHTSADNPDFVSPQAMADTLTVCREAFAVLDRNRRYVNLSPYGEPQLGRRGLYDALGGRSDTKQAQLALLWTLSLSDGERSLLDVAERSGLPFDTVAEAADALHGAGLLKA; via the coding sequence GTGGCGCCGATGACCACACCCGGCGAGGAGATGCACGCACTGGTGGAGCGGCTGTACCCGCTGTGCCGGAGCATCACCGGCGACGGCGTGCGCGCCACCCTGGAGATCGTCGACGAGTACGTCCCGCTGAACGTGCACGAGGTGCCGACCGGGACGCAGGTACTCGACTGGACGGTGCCGCAGGAGTGGAACATCCGCGACGCGTACATCGCCGACAGCGCGGGCAACCGGGTCGTCGACTTCGCCGCGTCCAGTCTGCACGTGCTCGGCTACAGCGTCCCGGTGGCGGCGACCATGCCGCTGGCCGAGCTGCGGGAACACCTGCACACCCTGCCGGACCACCCGACGTGGGTGCCCTACCGCACCAGCTACTACCAGCCGGAATGGGGATTCTGCCTGGCCCAGGAGACTTTGGACGCGATGCCTGACGGCGAGTACGAGGTGCGCGTCGACTCCACGCTCGCCGACGGCCACCTCACCTACGCCGAGCACGTCATCCCCGGGCAGGTCGCCGACGAGGTGATCGTTTCCTGTCACGTCTGCCACCCGTCCCTTGCCAACGACAACCTCGCCGGCATCGCGGTGGCGACGTTCCTGGCCCGGTCCCTCGCGGAGCGAACGCCGTACTACACCTACCGGTTCATCTACGCGCCCGGCACCATCGGGGCGATCACGTGGCTGGCCCGTAACGCGGAGCGGGTCGAGAAGGTCAAGCACGGCCTGGTACTGGCATGCGCCGGGGACTCGGGCAGCCTGACGTACAAACAGAGCAGACGCGGCGACGCCGAGATCGACCGGGTGATGCGGCACGTCCTCGCCGCCTCCGAACGCCCGCACGAGATACGGGAGTTCACTCCGTACGGCTACGACGAGCGGCAGTACTGCTCGCCCGGCTTCGACCTCGGCGTCGGCTCGCTCAGCAGGACCCCCTACGCCGACTACCCCGAGTACCACACCTCGGCCGACAACCCCGACTTCGTCTCCCCGCAGGCCATGGCGGACACGCTCACCGTCTGCCGCGAGGCGTTCGCCGTTCTCGACCGCAACCGGCGGTATGTCAACCTCAGCCCCTACGGCGAACCCCAGCTGGGCCGACGGGGGTTGTACGACGCGCTCGGCGGCCGCAGCGACACCAAGCAGGCCCAGCTGGCCCTGCTCTGGACGCTCAGCCTCTCCGACGGCGAGCGCAGTCTGCTGGACGTCGCCGAGCGGTCCGGCCTGCCCTTCGACACCGTCGCCGAAGCGGCCGACGCCCTGCACGGCGCCGGGCTGCTCAAGGCGTGA
- a CDS encoding NAD-dependent epimerase/dehydratase family protein, whose protein sequence is MRVLLTGHQGYLGTVMAPVLTAAGHDVVGLDAGLFADCVLGPPPADPSGHRVDLRDLTAEHVAGVDAVIHLAALSNDPLGSLAPELTYDINHHASVRLARLARDAGVRRFLYASTCSVYGAAGGGDLVTEDAPLRPVTPYAESKVRVEDDLHALADGDFSPVFMRNATAFGYSPRLRADIVLNNLVGHALLSGEVLVMSDGTPWRPLVHAADIARAFTAALTAPREAVHDRAFNIGSETNNVTVAEIAEQVAAAVSGSKVVITGETGADPRSYRVDFSRFRAAIPGFDCEWTVKQGALELADAYRKFGLTREDFERRFTRLAVLRAALSQEGGAGAVDDTLRWRR, encoded by the coding sequence ATGCGCGTACTGCTCACCGGACACCAGGGCTACCTGGGCACCGTGATGGCCCCGGTCCTCACGGCCGCCGGACACGACGTCGTCGGCCTCGACGCCGGTCTGTTCGCCGACTGCGTACTCGGCCCGCCGCCCGCCGACCCGTCCGGGCACCGGGTGGACCTTCGCGACCTCACGGCCGAACACGTGGCCGGGGTGGACGCCGTGATCCACCTCGCCGCGCTCTCCAACGACCCCCTGGGATCGCTGGCGCCGGAACTCACCTACGACATCAACCACCACGCCTCCGTACGCCTCGCCCGCCTTGCCCGCGACGCCGGCGTGCGGCGCTTCCTGTACGCGTCGACCTGCTCGGTCTACGGTGCCGCGGGCGGCGGCGACTTGGTGACGGAGGACGCCCCGCTGCGCCCGGTGACGCCGTACGCGGAGTCCAAGGTGCGGGTGGAGGACGACCTGCACGCGCTCGCCGACGGCGACTTCAGCCCCGTGTTCATGCGCAACGCCACCGCCTTCGGCTACTCACCCCGGCTGCGCGCCGACATCGTGCTGAACAACCTGGTGGGCCACGCCCTCCTGTCCGGCGAGGTCCTCGTGATGTCCGACGGCACCCCGTGGCGCCCGCTGGTGCACGCCGCCGACATCGCGCGGGCCTTCACGGCCGCACTGACCGCGCCCCGGGAGGCCGTGCACGACCGGGCGTTCAACATCGGCAGCGAGACCAACAACGTCACGGTCGCCGAGATCGCCGAGCAGGTCGCCGCGGCGGTGTCCGGCTCGAAGGTGGTGATCACCGGGGAGACCGGTGCCGATCCGCGGTCGTACCGGGTGGACTTCTCCCGGTTCCGCGCCGCGATACCCGGCTTCGACTGCGAGTGGACCGTGAAGCAGGGCGCCCTCGAACTCGCCGACGCCTACCGGAAGTTCGGCCTGACCCGGGAGGACTTCGAGCGACGCTTCACCCGGCTCGCCGTGCTGCGCGCGGCGCTCTCTCAGGAGGGCGGCGCCGGAGCCGTCGACGACACCCTGCGGTGGCGCCGATGA
- a CDS encoding PIG-L deacetylase family protein, which yields MIRLGTGRLDRLVAVGAHCDDIAIGAGGTLLTMCRARPGIRVDALVLSGGGGEREREERAALAAFCPGADLRLTVLKLPDGRLPAHWEEAKAAVEELRERTEPDLLLAPRTDDAHQDHRGLARLLPTVFRDHLVLGYEIVKWDGDLGRMGVYQPLSPEVAEEKVRLLQEHYPSQRHRPWYDREAFLGLARIRGIECHARYAEAFATTKLTLDLGTFHQGE from the coding sequence GTGATCCGGCTCGGCACCGGACGTCTGGACCGGCTCGTCGCGGTGGGCGCGCACTGCGACGACATCGCCATCGGCGCCGGCGGCACGCTGCTGACGATGTGCCGTGCCCGGCCGGGCATCCGCGTCGACGCGCTGGTGCTCTCCGGCGGTGGCGGCGAGCGGGAGCGGGAGGAGCGGGCCGCGCTGGCCGCCTTCTGCCCGGGCGCCGATCTGCGGCTGACCGTGCTCAAGCTGCCGGACGGCCGACTGCCCGCCCACTGGGAGGAGGCCAAGGCCGCCGTCGAGGAGCTGCGCGAGCGGACCGAACCGGATCTCCTGCTCGCGCCGCGCACCGATGACGCGCACCAGGACCACCGCGGCCTGGCGCGCCTGCTGCCCACCGTGTTCCGCGACCACCTCGTGCTCGGCTACGAGATCGTCAAGTGGGACGGCGATCTCGGCCGCATGGGTGTGTACCAGCCGCTGTCCCCGGAGGTCGCCGAAGAGAAGGTGCGGTTGTTGCAGGAGCACTACCCCTCGCAGCGGCACCGGCCCTGGTACGACCGGGAGGCCTTCCTCGGCCTCGCGCGGATCCGCGGTATCGAATGCCACGCGCGCTACGCCGAGGCGTTCGCCACCACCAAACTCACGCTCGATCTCGGCACCTTCCATCAGGGGGAATGA